One genomic window of Dioscorea cayenensis subsp. rotundata cultivar TDr96_F1 unplaced genomic scaffold, TDr96_F1_v2_PseudoChromosome.rev07_lg8_w22 25.fasta BLBR01001244.1, whole genome shotgun sequence includes the following:
- the LOC120255930 gene encoding uncharacterized protein LOC120255930 produces MPKSVAWGLLCFSPSLSFSNKANNLCDFACSIGLRFSIDHIRVASLGIFAISSIRLSIGIVLSPVIFCTLGPDPTSSSDLLHFIHCTVPCSVVFVDTDPYSSPSLPLSFKPMIASGIEFYLRSKPSLDHPPKPKPNPIAPTRAEAQRRSMSAIAYPCYQGRYAKGKRSRGIEDYEDISESPVHTPTPSVFTLNDPL; encoded by the exons atgccaaaGAGCGTGGCTTGGGGTCTTTTATGCttctctccttctctctctttctcaaacAAGGCCAATAACCTTTGTGACTTCGCCTGCTCTATCGGTCTCCGCTTCTCCATCGATCACATCCGAGTCGCCTCACTCGGCATCTTTGCTATCTCCAGCATCCGCCTCTCTATAGGCATCGTCCTCTCCCCAGTCATCTTCTGTACTCTTGGCCCTGATCCTACCTCCTCCTCGGACCTCCTCCACTTTATCCACTGCACCGTCCCCTGCTCCGTCGTCTTCGTCGACACCGACCCCTACTCCTCCCCCTCCTTGCCACTGAGTTTCAAGCCCATGATCGCGAGTGGGATTGAGTTCTACTTGAGATCAAAGCCATCACTAGATCACCCGCCAAAGCCGAAGCCCAACCCCATAGCACCTACCAGAGCCGAAGCCCAACGCCGGAGCATGTCGGCGATCGCCTACCCGTGCTACCAAG GGAGATATGCTAAAGGTAAACGATCTCGTGGtatagaagattatgaagatattTCTGAATCACCAGTGCACACCCCAACTCCAAGTGTTTTTACTCTAAACGATCCACTCTAA